AAAATAAAAGAAGCTGAAATGAATGCAGAAGCTGACAAGCAAAAGAAAGAGAAAATAGAAGCATTTAACCAAGCTGAGTCTACTATATATCAAACTGAAAAAACTTTAAATGAACTTGGAGATAAAATAAGTGCAAGTGATAAAGAAGATATAGAAAAAGCAATAGCAGACTTAAAAGTTGTAAAAGATAATCAAGATGTTACAGCAGAAGAGCTTAAGAAAGCTACAGAAGAAGTAATGACTAAGTTCCAAAAAGTATCTCAAGAAATGTACCAAAATGCAGCGCAAGAACAACAAGCAGCTCAAGGTGCAGAGCAAACTCAAGATAATGGACCTAAAGATGACAATGTAGTAGATGCTGACTTTAAAGAAGTAGATGAAGATAAATAAGCTATATAATATAACAGCAAATGATAAATGAAGAATAGATTATTTATGAAAATCATATAGATATTAAAGATATATGGACAATATACATCATAAAGAATATAATATATCATAGATTATATAACTTAAAGTAGAATATAAGAATTAATGATAGCTTGTAGTTTATTATTCTACAAGCTATCGTTTTGTAAAATGAAGGTGGTGTCAATTTTTGAGTACAAAAAGGGATTATTATGAAGTCTTAGGTATCAGTAAAGGTGCAGAAGCTCAAGAGATAAAAAAAGCTTACAGAAAGTTAGCAATGAAGTACCATCCAGATAGAAATCCTGGGGATAAAGATGCTGAGGAAAAGTTTAAGGAAATAAATGAAGCTTATGAAGTACTTTCAGATGATACAAAGAGAAAGACTTATGACCAATTTGGACATGATGGGCTAAACGGTCAAGGAGGCTTTGGAGGCCAAGGTGGATTTAATGGCCAAGGCTTTGGTGGATTTGAAGATATGTTTGGAGATATATTTGGTGACATGTTTGGAGGAGGCTTCAGCGGAGGAAGACAAAGAAGAAGAGGTCCTCAACGTGGTGCAGATATAAGACAAAATGTTACTATATCTTTTGAAGAAGCTGCATTTGGTAAAAAGATGTCTATAAAGTTAAACAGAAGTGAAGAATGTGATGAGTGTGATGGAACTGGAGCAAAACCAGGAACATCAAAGAAAACTTGTTCAACTTGTAATGGAACTGGTCAAGTTAGAACTGTTCAAAGAACTCCATTTGGAAATATAGCAAGCTCAAGACCTTGTAGT
This sequence is a window from Clostridioides difficile. Protein-coding genes within it:
- the dnaJ gene encoding molecular chaperone DnaJ, with the translated sequence MSTKRDYYEVLGISKGAEAQEIKKAYRKLAMKYHPDRNPGDKDAEEKFKEINEAYEVLSDDTKRKTYDQFGHDGLNGQGGFGGQGGFNGQGFGGFEDMFGDIFGDMFGGGFSGGRQRRRGPQRGADIRQNVTISFEEAAFGKKMSIKLNRSEECDECDGTGAKPGTSKKTCSTCNGTGQVRTVQRTPFGNIASSRPCSACNGTGEVIESPCSKCHGTGNTRKVKTIEVDIPAGIDDGQMIKLAGQGEVGEKGAPRGDLYIVVNVKSHPLFTRDGNDIYFEMPITFVQATLGDEIEVPTLDGKVKYSVPEGTQTGTVFRLKEKGIPRIRGNSRGDQYVKVVVEIPKKLNDKQKDLLREFAKECGSNVHEKKKTFGQKIEDMFKKK